Proteins encoded together in one uncultured Fusobacterium sp. window:
- a CDS encoding ABC transporter substrate-binding protein yields MKSYLKALGIGTMLLMVGCGQGGEATEAKKDEKVELSFVTYTGTGEEYMMELNSIAEAYSKVKPNVTIKMEKVQATEYDNTMKIRNSAQKLPDIFPVRVVTMENYKNILTPLNDLPATKVNKFANDYAIDGNIYGLPMYGFNEFVYYRKSIFKEAGVEVPTTWGEFVDISTKIKATDKYIPVALGGKDSWVVYPFNEFMPFLVSGGNDIWTKMGVDDAPFSKGKPFYTAYEMLNNYYKIKPFGDDPLGYGWDQEKSMFVSKKAAMLAAGQWFYLDLQKDLSKEELDDIGVFVLPARETKEDPFRYLVTAEVFLSIPKYSKNAAEAKEFLNWLFQSDYYKEYVKYMNVLPSVEGVEGNDNLFNETIANIPNPEVVLQKGGDAKYRDIANFLSFDVKRMGQEMLQGVDFEKYMDDLNNRWKEARENTK; encoded by the coding sequence ATGAAAAGTTATTTAAAAGCTTTAGGAATAGGAACAATGCTATTAATGGTAGGTTGTGGACAAGGTGGAGAAGCAACAGAGGCTAAGAAAGATGAAAAAGTAGAGTTAAGTTTTGTAACATATACTGGTACTGGTGAAGAGTATATGATGGAACTAAATAGTATAGCAGAAGCATATAGCAAAGTAAAACCTAATGTTACTATTAAAATGGAAAAAGTACAAGCTACTGAATATGACAATACAATGAAAATTAGAAACTCAGCACAAAAATTACCTGATATTTTCCCTGTTAGAGTAGTAACAATGGAAAACTATAAAAATATTTTAACTCCTTTAAATGATTTACCAGCTACAAAAGTTAATAAATTTGCAAATGATTATGCAATAGATGGAAATATCTATGGACTTCCTATGTATGGATTTAATGAATTTGTATATTATAGAAAAAGCATATTTAAAGAAGCTGGAGTTGAAGTTCCTACAACTTGGGGTGAATTTGTAGATATCTCAACTAAGATAAAAGCTACTGATAAATATATTCCTGTTGCTTTAGGAGGAAAAGATTCTTGGGTTGTTTATCCGTTCAATGAATTTATGCCATTCTTAGTATCAGGAGGAAATGATATTTGGACTAAAATGGGTGTAGATGATGCTCCATTCTCTAAAGGAAAACCATTCTATACAGCTTATGAGATGTTAAATAATTATTATAAAATAAAACCATTTGGAGACGATCCATTAGGGTATGGATGGGATCAAGAAAAAAGTATGTTTGTATCTAAAAAAGCAGCTATGTTAGCAGCAGGACAATGGTTCTACTTAGATTTACAAAAAGATTTATCAAAAGAAGAATTAGATGATATTGGAGTATTTGTACTACCTGCACGTGAAACAAAAGAAGATCCATTTAGATATTTAGTAACAGCAGAAGTATTCCTATCAATTCCTAAATATAGTAAAAATGCTGCTGAGGCAAAAGAGTTCTTAAACTGGCTATTCCAAAGCGACTACTATAAAGAATATGTAAAATATATGAATGTTCTTCCATCAGTTGAAGGAGTAGAAGGAAATGATAACTTATTCAATGAAACTATAGCAAATATTCCTAATCCTGAAGTAGTATTACAAAAAGGTGGAGATGCAAAATATAGAGATATCGCTAACTTCCTTTCATTTGATGTAAAAAGAATGGGACAAGAGATGTTACAAGGTGTTGACTTTGAAAAATATATGGATGATCTAAACAATAGATGGAAAGAAGCTAGAGAAAATACTAAATAA
- a CDS encoding Gfo/Idh/MocA family oxidoreductase encodes MIKVGVIGAGNRGKDVYAKYILNYTDEAKVIAIAEPNPLKRKEMMEDHKLDPEFVFESWEEFLAKDKFCDAVIIATGDDMHFEPIKIAMEKGYDILLEKPMSNKVDECINIVKMAEKYGVKVMVCHVLRYTPFFSKLKELIESGIIGEVVDIQHNENIGNYHFAHSFVRGNWRNSDETSPLILQKSCHDLDILSWLLGGSSCKRIASFGQLRHFKRENAPEGSAERCLDCKYLDSCIYSPKKIYYNNLGAWPTLVATEIQTKEALEESLRTNKYGRCVYKCDNNVVDNMVSIIEFDNGVHVTFNLCAFTDEVCRTIKIMGTKGEIRGNDLKNHIEVYEFGKGEGRFANGKKTEITPDVLLGGHGGGDTGLMQDFIKLCQGKLEDTRTNPKVSLESHIMAFAAEESRVTGKVVNMDEFVGRFNK; translated from the coding sequence ATGATAAAAGTTGGAGTTATTGGAGCAGGAAATAGAGGAAAAGATGTTTATGCAAAATATATTTTAAATTATACAGATGAGGCAAAAGTTATAGCAATAGCTGAACCAAATCCATTAAAAAGAAAAGAGATGATGGAAGATCATAAATTAGATCCAGAGTTTGTTTTTGAAAGTTGGGAAGAGTTTTTAGCAAAAGATAAGTTTTGTGATGCTGTAATCATAGCTACTGGTGATGATATGCATTTTGAACCAATAAAAATAGCTATGGAAAAAGGGTATGATATTTTACTTGAAAAACCTATGTCAAATAAAGTTGATGAGTGTATAAATATAGTAAAAATGGCAGAAAAATATGGTGTAAAAGTAATGGTATGCCATGTATTAAGATATACTCCATTCTTTAGTAAATTAAAAGAGTTAATTGAAAGTGGAATTATAGGAGAAGTTGTTGATATTCAACATAATGAAAATATAGGAAACTACCACTTTGCTCATAGCTTTGTAAGAGGAAACTGGAGAAATTCAGATGAAACAAGTCCATTAATATTACAAAAAAGTTGCCATGATTTAGATATTTTATCTTGGTTATTAGGTGGAAGTTCTTGCAAAAGAATAGCATCTTTTGGACAATTAAGACATTTTAAAAGAGAAAATGCACCTGAAGGATCAGCAGAAAGATGTTTAGATTGTAAATACCTAGATAGTTGTATCTATTCACCTAAAAAAATATACTACAATAATTTAGGAGCATGGCCTACACTTGTAGCAACTGAAATTCAAACTAAAGAGGCATTAGAAGAATCATTAAGAACAAATAAATATGGAAGATGTGTTTATAAATGTGATAACAATGTTGTAGATAATATGGTATCTATAATAGAATTTGATAATGGAGTACATGTAACATTCAACCTATGTGCCTTTACAGATGAAGTATGCAGAACTATTAAGATCATGGGAACTAAAGGTGAAATTAGAGGAAATGATTTAAAAAATCATATAGAAGTATATGAATTTGGAAAAGGTGAAGGACGTTTTGCAAATGGAAAGAAAACAGAGATAACTCCAGATGTACTTTTAGGAGGACATGGTGGAGGAGATACTGGACTTATGCAAGACTTTATAAAACTATGTCAAGGAAAACTAGAAGATACAAGAACAAATCCAAAAGTATCTCTAGAGAGTCATATTATGGCATTTGCAGCTGAAGAATCAAGAGTAACTGGAAAAGTTGTAAATATGGATGAGTTTGTAGGAAGATTTAATAAATAA
- a CDS encoding carbohydrate ABC transporter permease, translating to MKDKIQKRILLTCFLAIPTLLLLVFVIYPTVKLITISFTDWDGINPTWNFVGLKNYNQVFQRRDIWQSLKNNNLYFIIHLFFIPIEMYLAMLLDRYIRKSEFFKTIVFMPYIINGVAIAYMFSFLYSSEDGVLNGLLALLQMGKVRWLSDPQIVNYSLVIVSLWRFTGIHIILFLAGLQSINKDMLEAALIDGASVFQQFIKIIIPNMKSILSIILFLNVRGALMVFDIPFVMTSGGPGTSSTTFALHTVKTAFEFSNFGLASAMAIVLIIAIIIISMIQNLVLEPEKIKKIFKKKA from the coding sequence ATGAAAGATAAAATACAAAAAAGAATACTGTTAACTTGTTTCTTAGCAATTCCAACTCTATTATTATTAGTATTTGTAATTTATCCAACTGTAAAGCTTATAACTATAAGCTTTACAGATTGGGATGGAATAAATCCCACTTGGAATTTTGTAGGACTAAAAAATTATAATCAAGTTTTTCAAAGACGTGATATATGGCAAAGTTTAAAAAATAACAATCTGTATTTTATAATTCACCTATTTTTTATCCCTATTGAGATGTATTTAGCTATGTTATTAGATAGATATATAAGAAAAAGTGAATTTTTTAAAACAATTGTATTTATGCCTTATATAATAAATGGAGTTGCAATAGCTTATATGTTCTCATTTTTATATAGTTCAGAAGATGGAGTATTAAATGGACTTCTTGCACTATTGCAAATGGGAAAAGTTAGATGGCTTAGTGATCCACAAATTGTAAACTATTCATTGGTAATAGTATCATTGTGGAGATTTACAGGAATTCATATTATATTGTTTTTAGCTGGATTACAGTCAATAAATAAAGATATGTTAGAGGCAGCATTGATTGATGGAGCATCAGTTTTCCAACAATTTATAAAGATTATTATACCTAATATGAAGTCAATTTTAAGTATTATCCTTTTCTTAAATGTAAGAGGAGCTTTAATGGTATTTGATATTCCATTTGTTATGACAAGTGGAGGACCAGGAACAAGCAGTACTACATTTGCACTTCATACTGTAAAAACAGCCTTTGAGTTTAGTAACTTTGGTTTGGCATCAGCAATGGCGATAGTTCTTATAATAGCAATTATAATTATTTCTATGATTCAAAATCTTGTTTTGGAACCTGAAAAAATCAAGAAGATATTTAAGAAAAAAGCGTAG
- a CDS encoding carbohydrate ABC transporter permease, whose amino-acid sequence MENKTKNYIFNIFNHGIFIIVTLIVLLPLLLVVLSSFKTPEQIAMGNHLSLPAPFTLENYTEVFVKGNILTGLKNSVLLVIGTVIVNVLLSSMVAYSLSRFEFTLKKVYFLLFSLAMLVPSFIAEITRFGIIGKIGLYDTLFAPMIIYISTDILQIYVYKQFIDQIPYSLDESARIDGCSYFTIYWKIIFPLILPATATLIILKSVDILNDMYTPYLYMPSAENATLTTMLMNYVGRSGSWAKLSAAIVLVMLPTIIMYLIFKKKILSGIVAGAVKE is encoded by the coding sequence ATGGAAAACAAAACAAAAAATTATATATTTAATATTTTTAATCATGGAATATTTATAATAGTAACTTTAATAGTTTTATTACCGCTATTATTAGTTGTGTTATCATCATTTAAAACTCCAGAGCAGATAGCTATGGGAAATCATCTTTCTCTACCAGCACCATTTACTTTAGAAAACTATACTGAGGTTTTTGTTAAGGGAAATATATTAACAGGTTTAAAAAACTCTGTTTTACTTGTAATAGGAACAGTTATAGTAAATGTGCTTTTAAGTAGTATGGTAGCTTATTCATTAAGTAGATTTGAATTTACTTTGAAAAAAGTATATTTCTTACTATTTAGTTTAGCAATGCTAGTTCCAAGTTTTATAGCAGAAATAACTAGATTTGGAATAATTGGAAAGATAGGATTGTATGATACACTCTTTGCACCGATGATAATATATATATCAACAGATATTTTACAAATCTATGTATACAAACAATTTATTGACCAAATTCCATATTCATTGGATGAAAGTGCAAGAATAGATGGATGTTCATATTTTACAATCTATTGGAAGATAATATTCCCATTGATTTTACCAGCAACAGCAACACTTATAATACTAAAATCAGTGGATATATTAAATGATATGTATACACCATATCTATATATGCCAAGTGCAGAAAATGCAACTTTAACAACTATGTTAATGAACTATGTAGGACGTAGTGGTTCATGGGCTAAATTATCAGCAGCAATTGTACTTGTTATGTTACCTACAATAATTATGTATCTAATTTTCAAAAAGAAGATTTTATCTGGTATAGTAGCTGGAGCAGTAAAAGAGTAG
- a CDS encoding beta-galactosidase yields MKLVGNNITIDGEKTLLISGAMHYFRTLPEQWEDRLEKIAAAGFNCVETYVPWNLHEPQEGVYNFSGMLDLGRFLKLAEEKGLYIILRPSPYICAEWEFGGLPAWLLKYTNIRLRTMDPTYIEKVDRYYDNLVPVFAPYLRSNGGNIIAVQIENEYGSYGNDSKYLAHLEEALRSRGVKEQLFTSDGPTHWMLSGGTLPNVWKTINFGSRTEESFKMLENYQTNMPKMVMEFWIGWFDHWEHEHITRKADDIREELIYMLENDISVNFYMFHGGTNFGFMNGANYHDEQRCTVTSYDYDALLTEAGDLTEKYHLVKDILKKYEHKIKKHKNHKYFSVKESKKMNYGDVEFTEYGTFKENLDLISKHYTSPYPLTMEELDQDYGFILYKTTIKGKLEALKLNLQEVRDRALVYLNGEYQGVIDRNNKQEILLSADGPESTLEILVENMARINYGPLLKDPKGITEGVRIGNQFLFNWDIYTIPLKDIENIKYGNGNKEEYPTFYRGSFEVKEVGDTYLDFEGWEKGVVFINGFNLGRYWKAGPQKRLYLPAPLLKEGTNEIVVFELHKDNKKMSLKEEAKLS; encoded by the coding sequence GTGAAACTTGTTGGAAATAATATAACAATAGATGGAGAAAAAACTCTTTTAATATCAGGAGCTATGCACTACTTTAGAACTTTACCAGAACAATGGGAAGATAGACTTGAGAAGATAGCAGCAGCAGGATTTAACTGTGTAGAAACTTATGTACCTTGGAATCTTCATGAGCCACAAGAGGGGGTATATAATTTCTCTGGAATGTTAGATTTAGGAAGATTTTTAAAATTAGCAGAGGAAAAAGGATTGTATATTATTTTAAGACCATCTCCATATATCTGTGCAGAATGGGAATTTGGAGGACTTCCAGCTTGGTTATTAAAATATACAAATATAAGATTGAGAACAATGGATCCAACTTATATTGAAAAAGTAGATAGATATTATGATAATCTTGTTCCAGTATTTGCTCCATATTTAAGATCAAATGGTGGAAATATCATAGCAGTTCAAATAGAAAATGAGTATGGAAGCTATGGAAATGATAGCAAATATCTTGCACACTTAGAAGAGGCTCTAAGAAGTAGAGGAGTAAAAGAGCAACTATTTACTTCAGATGGACCAACACATTGGATGCTATCTGGAGGAACTTTGCCAAATGTTTGGAAAACAATAAACTTTGGTTCAAGAACAGAAGAATCTTTTAAAATGTTAGAAAATTATCAAACAAATATGCCAAAAATGGTTATGGAATTTTGGATAGGTTGGTTTGATCATTGGGAACATGAACATATAACAAGAAAAGCTGATGATATTAGAGAAGAGCTTATATATATGTTAGAAAATGACATATCAGTAAACTTCTATATGTTCCATGGAGGAACTAACTTTGGATTTATGAATGGAGCAAACTATCATGATGAACAAAGATGTACAGTAACAAGTTATGACTATGATGCTCTTTTAACTGAAGCAGGAGACTTAACAGAAAAGTATCATCTAGTAAAAGATATTTTAAAGAAATATGAGCATAAAATTAAAAAACATAAAAATCACAAGTATTTTTCAGTAAAAGAATCTAAAAAAATGAATTATGGAGATGTTGAATTTACTGAGTATGGAACATTTAAAGAAAATTTAGATCTTATATCAAAACATTATACATCACCATATCCATTAACAATGGAAGAATTAGATCAAGATTATGGATTTATTCTATATAAAACAACAATAAAAGGAAAATTAGAAGCTCTAAAATTAAATTTACAAGAGGTTAGAGATAGAGCTTTAGTATATCTAAATGGAGAGTATCAAGGGGTAATTGATAGAAATAATAAGCAAGAGATACTATTAAGTGCAGATGGACCAGAGTCAACTTTAGAAATTTTAGTAGAAAATATGGCAAGAATAAACTATGGACCACTATTAAAAGATCCTAAAGGAATAACAGAAGGGGTAAGAATAGGAAATCAATTCCTATTTAACTGGGATATATACACAATTCCATTAAAAGATATAGAGAATATAAAATATGGAAATGGTAATAAAGAAGAGTATCCAACTTTCTATAGAGGAAGCTTTGAAGTAAAAGAAGTAGGAGATACTTATTTAGATTTTGAAGGTTGGGAAAAAGGTGTTGTATTTATAAATGGATTTAATCTAGGTAGATATTGGAAAGCAGGACCTCAAAAAAGATTATATCTTCCAGCACCACTATTAAAAGAGGGAACAAATGAGATAGTAGTATTTGAACTACATAAAGATAATAAAAAGATGAGTCTAAAAGAGGAAGCAAAACTTAGTTAA
- a CDS encoding GntR family transcriptional regulator: MFQSKSPLYYQLAEIIINDIKEKNLQENDRILTEREYCEKYNLSRSTVRQAIAYLEKKGYIYKVQGCGTFVSSRVMKQKLLKFYSFTEEAKKQGKTPSSKILSFKEKKADEKICKELNINKDDKVYELQRLRLADDEVVMYEKTYLLEKKMQGLSKNILLENPLYDILQNRYNISFTKATERFSVLLADENIAEILTIPQGSPIIRLQRWTYAGMEIIEYTVSLVRGDRFEFEVELEEK, from the coding sequence ATGTTTCAGTCGAAAAGTCCACTTTATTATCAATTAGCAGAAATAATTATAAATGATATAAAAGAAAAAAATTTACAAGAAAATGATAGAATTTTAACTGAGAGAGAGTATTGTGAAAAATATAATTTAAGTAGATCAACTGTAAGACAAGCTATTGCATATTTAGAGAAAAAAGGATATATATACAAAGTTCAAGGTTGTGGAACTTTTGTATCTTCAAGAGTAATGAAACAAAAACTTCTTAAATTTTATAGCTTTACAGAGGAAGCAAAAAAACAGGGAAAAACTCCAAGTTCAAAGATCTTATCATTTAAAGAGAAAAAAGCTGATGAAAAAATATGTAAAGAGTTAAATATAAATAAAGATGATAAAGTATATGAATTGCAACGTCTTAGATTAGCTGATGATGAAGTAGTTATGTATGAAAAAACATACCTATTAGAAAAGAAGATGCAAGGACTTTCGAAGAATATTTTATTAGAAAATCCTCTATATGATATACTTCAAAATAGATATAATATAAGTTTTACAAAGGCAACTGAAAGATTTTCTGTACTTTTAGCAGATGAAAATATTGCAGAAATTTTAACTATACCCCAAGGAAGTCCAATTATAAGATTACAAAGATGGACATATGCTGGAATGGAGATAATAGAGTATACAGTAAGTTTGGTACGTGGGGATAGATTTGAATTTGAGGTAGAACTTGAAGAGAAATAA
- a CDS encoding ABC transporter ATP-binding protein, whose protein sequence is MAEVILKKVEKQYPNGFKAVHGIDLEIKDGEFMVFVGPSGCAKSTTLRMVAGLEEITGGEIWIGDKLVNDLPPKDRGIAMVFQNYALYPHMTVYDNMAFGLKMAKTPKDEIDRRVREAAEKLEITQLLDRKPKEMSGGQRQRVAVGRAIVRKPDVFLFDEPLSNLDAKLRVSMRVKITQLHKQLKAEGQTATMIYVTHDQVEAMTMGDRICVLNYGKIMQVDTPLNLYHKPANKFVAGFIGSPAMNFVDGVIEENEDGIIFIFGNSKHVVLPKEMGEKVKSHIGKKVILGIRPENIGNKVTHPEGEKINFLKGQVSVVEHMGNEEFLYFTIDGCQFTSRIEARKTENVKYGEEGEFYFNIKRAHIFDAETEENITL, encoded by the coding sequence ATGGCAGAGGTAATATTAAAAAAAGTTGAAAAACAATATCCAAATGGATTTAAAGCTGTGCATGGTATTGATTTAGAAATAAAAGATGGAGAATTTATGGTTTTTGTAGGACCATCTGGTTGTGCTAAATCTACTACTCTTAGAATGGTAGCTGGTCTTGAAGAAATCACTGGGGGAGAAATTTGGATAGGAGATAAATTAGTTAATGATCTTCCACCAAAAGATAGAGGTATTGCAATGGTTTTCCAAAACTATGCACTATACCCTCATATGACAGTTTATGATAATATGGCTTTTGGATTAAAAATGGCTAAAACTCCAAAAGATGAAATTGATAGAAGAGTTAGAGAAGCAGCAGAAAAGTTAGAGATAACTCAATTACTAGATAGAAAACCAAAAGAGATGTCTGGAGGACAAAGACAAAGGGTTGCAGTAGGAAGAGCAATAGTAAGAAAACCAGATGTATTCCTATTTGATGAACCACTATCAAACTTAGATGCGAAATTAAGAGTATCAATGAGAGTTAAGATAACTCAACTACATAAACAACTGAAAGCTGAAGGACAAACAGCAACAATGATCTATGTAACACATGACCAAGTAGAAGCAATGACAATGGGAGATAGAATCTGTGTATTAAACTATGGAAAGATAATGCAAGTTGATACTCCACTAAATTTATACCACAAACCAGCAAATAAATTCGTAGCAGGATTTATAGGATCTCCAGCGATGAACTTTGTTGATGGTGTAATTGAAGAAAATGAAGATGGAATAATCTTTATATTTGGAAATAGTAAACATGTTGTACTTCCAAAAGAGATGGGAGAAAAGGTAAAAAGCCATATAGGTAAAAAAGTTATTTTAGGAATAAGACCTGAAAATATTGGAAATAAAGTTACTCACCCAGAAGGAGAAAAGATAAACTTCTTAAAAGGTCAAGTAAGTGTAGTAGAACACATGGGAAATGAGGAGTTTCTATACTTTACAATAGATGGTTGTCAATTTACATCAAGAATAGAAGCAAGAAAAACTGAAAATGTAAAATATGGAGAAGAGGGAGAATTTTACTTCAATATAAAAAGAGCTCATATATTTGATGCTGAAACAGAAGAAAATATTACTTTATAA